TAATATCGGTACAGCTGCCCCAGAGGAGAATGCCGTACGTCATTAAGCTatgaaattaactaaaataaagtattctggctgtatccacatcagttatcgTCGGATTTTTTTCACAGCATATGCGGCTGAACTTAATCTTCCAGACAACTTTTCAATGTGTGGGCCACTGCaatttggcatcaacagttatgccaagaaaaacagttgactcaacagggtccaactctacTCCGTTTAGTTGAACATTGGTATCTAGTTGCCTCCCATTAGgcgttgaaaattttatcaatttggttttagccgaattcaaaagtagattatttacattaaaccaatggacaaccttcGAAATTGCATTGTTCACTTCATCGAAATTTAGGAGTTGACgtttaatattaaacacaagtgaggtgtcatctgcaaataacaaaattttgtgattttcccttatatgaaaaggtaaatcgtttatgtaaataagaaataaaaatggtcctagaattgaaccctgcggaacaCTCATTGTAACCACAGCACCTTCAGATCTTTTACCGTTCAAATCCACTCTCtgaattctattttctaaataagatcttaaaagactaagagcattttttttaatacaataatggTGCGATTTGTTCATAAGCGTTTCATGACatacacaatcaaaggcttCGGACAACTCACAAAACACGCCCAGAgcatcctgtgaattctcccaagcctcgaatatattttttagtaattccaCACCTGCATCTGTAGTAGACCGACCTTTAGTAAAACCAAATTGTTTCGTATGAAACAAgcggtgtttattaaaatgaactaacatttgatttaaaattaacttctcaaaaattttgctcagagtgggcaaaattgagataGGCCGAAAGTTTGTGGGATCGGTTGTACTACCTGATTTAAAGAGTGGAATAACCTTACtcaacttcattaaatttggaaaaacacCGGAAGTGACACAAGAGTTGAACACTACTGCCAGATAAGGGGAgatggatttaattattgaagacaCAATATGTACAGACATTCTCCAGAGATCAGCAGtcttttttacttctatttgtCGAAATGACTCAAAAACATCTTTGCTACTAACAATTGTAAATTCAAATCCCGTGCCACATTCCTCTACACATTCCTTGAGTATCGATAATGCGGCGGTTTGAGACGACAACAAGGTCTTAGTTGTTGCaattggaatatttgtaaagaaattttcaAACTCTGTTGCCACCTCCATATCCGCCCTTATAtcaacatcattaattttaaggtGAAAGTCTGTTTTGTTTCACAGAAGTTCTCCCGGTTTCTGAGTTTATTATATTccaagtagtttttattttatttccagaagacgaaattttatttttaatgtacaagGATTTTGCGAAGACGCAAGCTTTTTTaaaagtctttgaatagttttttacatatttcttaaaattttcactatgattgtgttttttttcctcATACAATTCATATAATCTAAGTCTGCTTTTAAAAATCCCTGGTGTTGCCCAATCACTGAATGTAAACCGATCACATACCGAAAGCGATCTTGGGGTAAAAACCTTCCTAAATTCTGAATTTACTAAGTTAAAAAGAATAGATTAAGCTTGATCTGGGTTATCGTGGAAGGGCAAACCagacaatttttcaattaaattcaaattaaaacattctaaACGATATTTAGACActggaatatattttatagttttgcgCTGAATTTCAAACATCTTTGTAGGATATGAGACTAACTGGCCGCAGTGACCAGACTCGAGTGTATTAATAATGGATTTAAAAGatggtttaaaatttttaaaaatgttatctatacaaGTTGCACTACTGGCAGTTATTCTCGTTGGCTCAAGGAATGTCCTATGTAAATTATAgatctaaataaagttaaaaaattattCACAATAGAATTGTTTTCTAATAGGCTAATGTTAAAGTCTCCACAGACAACAACCGTTTTATTAACACTGGAAATTTTTAACAAGGCTTTTTCAAGGATTTTTCAAATGTGTCATATAAAGCACATGGGGGCCTGTACACACTCAATATGAGGAACTGCTCAAGCTCAATACATGCCATCTCTGCAACTCGGTCAACAGATAGGCCTACAATGTCTTTGcgttctttaaatttaagatttttgtttacaataattaatgagcCTCCACGTATCAAACTCACTCTGCTGAACGAGCTGGCCACCCGATGGTTGTTGAAGCTGAAGATGAACTGTTGGTCTTTTAACCAATGttcaataatacataaaatatcaatGCAGTTACATTTCATGAACTCCAGTTCCTTACCCATCAAACCCTGAATGTTCTGATGAAAAATGTTCACAATACGTTTACTATTAGTTTTACTAATGTCATTCAGTGACCTTGATGGATCAGACAACATTGCTTACTGCAACTGAACAGGCGCTACCCCTATCGTCCTCCGAACCCAACCTTAGCCTCAAGCCGGACTCTATTATTGATGATATCTCGCCAAACGTAACTTTTCGCAATGTTAAACGCAAGCGCTCGGAGGATAGTGGCGATAGCAAAATGACAGATTTTATGTCCAATATGACAAAACTGTTTCACGAGTTTACACTTCAGCAAGATGAGAAATATGACAAATTGCTGTCCGTTACTAACGCTATACAAGACTCCTGTGACCAACTGGCCATAAAGTATGTTAACCTCAGAGCGCATGTGGATAAGATAGAGTCCGAGCATAGGGAGAATTTGGCACACATAACTGAGCTTAAACAAAAATTAGACAATATGGAACAAACTTCAAGATCAACATACATCGAGATACGGAATTTATGGACGGAGCGTATGGACGCTTTAGAAGCTAGAATGAGTAAATTAGAGGCTAACTCAAAAGATAAGTTGGATACTAAGACTTTAGAGGAGAAAATTGATCATCTTCAGTATGAATTGCAAGAGAGAGAACAGGAGCTGTTGGCAAGCGACATCGAAATAGCAGGAATACCTGAAACCCCAGGGGTAGGTGTAACCCACCTAGTGCTTACGGCTGCAAACAAGCTCGGCGTGCAGCTGGAGGAGAAAGATATTGTGCATGCGGAGCGCGTCGGAGCGCCTCGGGCTCTCGTCGAAGGTGGACCCGCCCCACGCCCAAGGAATATTGCCGTTAGAGTGGCTCGCCGCGTGACCCGCAACGCGCTTTTGAAGGCAGCGCGAGTCAGGCGTGGTGCTACGACAGCTGATATGGGAATAGCCGGACAGCCATGCAAATTCTACGTCAACGAAAGACTGACCAAATTAAATCGTCATCTATTCCAAAAGTCTCGAGAGATTGCCGGCCGTCTAAAATGGCGCTTTGTGTGGACTCGAGAAGGAAGAGTCTTTGTGAGAAAAGAGAACGGCTCAACACGTCACCGTCTGCGCACAGAGGCAgatttaattaaggtttttaGTAGTAATAACGTTAGCTCAGAGATGTAGGTCAGTTTTTGATTCCAACTTTTTGGTACCGgtgtatttgtttctatttcgTTTGAtcgttgtaattaaaaataatgttactctTTACGAATTAATGTATGACTGCACATATGGATTTACGAATGACGcgcgtaattattatttatatgaaatatattttataaaaaaccaaacaaatgACTACTAAAAAGAAACAGAATTTGATTTTGGGACTGCTTAATGTTAGATCTTTGAATACGGGCCAGGACGAACTCTTAGTcagtattgaaaaatataagcCGGACATTTTAGCTTTAAATGAAACTTGGATTAGAGAGGGAGAGGAACGTTTTGCGCCTACTGTACCTGGTTATACTCTAAAACATAAACCTCGAAATAGTGGTGGGAGAGGTGGGGGTGTCGGTTTTTATGTGAAGAAAGGGTTACGAGTGCGCATTAAGCCGCACCCCGATTCTGTGCTTGAACAACTGTGGATGGAGCTGACACTGCCCGGCAGAGGGTGCTTGGCAATTGGTACAGCATATAGGCCGGAGTCTGTTTCAATTGGTGTTGCAATTGAGGGTCTGAGTGCGTCGGTGAGTATGTTTTCGTATTGTAAACATTTATTCCTATTAACGGACTTCAATGTTGATTTTTTGCAACCTAACAAGACAACGACTAGTGAAGTACTCACTTTTCTCTCACAACATAGCTTGGAGGTTATTGTGCAGGTGCCGACTAGAGTGAATGACTGCACGGCATCCCTCTTAGACCTTATTATAACTGACACACCCGAGCTATGCAAAAGTGTTAATGTTCACCATAATCCAGCTCTAAGTGATCATGCGATGGTAATAGCACAGTTCAATATTGAAAAACCCAAAGATATCCCCAGATACGTTTACAAGCGTTTTCTGGATAAGATAGACCTGAATTCTTTTGATGCTGATCTCAAAAATATTGACTGGTATAAGGTTTTAACAATTACAGATCTAGAcgaacaaattaattactttaatacaCTGATCGTTgatctttttaataaacatactcCGATAAAACGTACCAAAGTATGCACAAAGCCTACTCCTTGGATAACACAAAACGTGAAACTTATGATGTCCCTCAGAGACAAAGCTCACAATAAGGCGCGTGATCTAAAAACTGACTCTTCATTAGACTATTACAGAAACCTTAGAAATTATGTAACAGGAGCTATAGAGAGGGAAAAAAGggcttattttaatttctatgtaaataacaataaagataaaTCTAAGCAAATGTGGGAGCAAATAAAACGCATATGCCCACTAGGGAATAACTCTCAAACATCTGTGCCTGATCATCTTAGCGATCCAAACAAGATAAACGATTTTTTCCTGGATGTGCCTAACAATGATATTGATACACAAAGTTTGCAATACTTTGAACAACATCGGTTCTCAGacaatacatttgaaatcgctaCGACAACATCGGAAGAGGTTCTAAAAACAATCAATGACATAAAAAGTAAAGCTAGCGGGCATGACACCATTTCAATAGATATGCTTAAATTGACTCTGCTTTGTAGCATCACAATTATAACGGAAATCATAAATAACTGCCTCAAAGCCAAAATATTTCCAACCACCTGGAAAATTGCTAAAGTAAAACCTATTCCTAAGGGCTCTAAGGTCGAAGAACTAAAAGACTTGAGACCTATTAGTCTCCTCCCAGTTTTATCTAAGATTTTGGAGAGGCTTATATACATTCAGCTAACTAATTTCATAGATTCAATAGGCATCCTACCGGACATCCAGTCAGGGTTTCGAGTGGGATTTAGCACTTCGACTGCACTCTCGCATGTTACTGATGATATTGTGACAGCTATGGACTCCGGTATGTGCACTGCGTTAATACTGCTTGATTTTTCGAGAGCTTTTGATTGcttaaatacaaatttactcTTAGCAAAATTATCGTACTGCGGGATTACGGAAGAGTCACTTGCATGGTTCCGTTCGTTTTTAAGTAACAGAAGTCAGTATGTCGAAGTAGAGACTGAAAAAGGGGAAATAATGAGgtccgaaataaaaaatattaacaaaggaACTCCACAAGGTTCCATTTTGAGTCCCATCCTCTTCATTATCTTCACGGCAGATCTTCCTTTACGAGTTAAGCATTGCAAAGTACACTTGTACGCAGACGACACACAGATTTACTACAGCTTTAAACCGGAGGACGCAGTGTCGTCCATTGAA
This genomic stretch from Trichoplusia ni isolate ovarian cell line Hi5 chromosome 25, tn1, whole genome shotgun sequence harbors:
- the LOC113505365 gene encoding uncharacterized protein LOC113505365, which encodes MDQTTLLTATEQALPLSSSEPNLSLKPDSIIDDISPNVTFRNVKRKRSEDSGDSKMTDFMSNMTKLFHEFTLQQDEKYDKLLSVTNAIQDSCDQLAIKYVNLRAHVDKIESEHRENLAHITELKQKLDNMEQTSRSTYIEIRNLWTERMDALEARMSKLEANSKDKLDTKTLEEKIDHLQYELQEREQELLASDIEIAGIPETPGVGVTHLVLTAANKLGVQLEEKDIVHAERVGAPRALVEGGPAPRPRNIAVRVARRVTRNALLKAARVRRGATTADMGIAGQPCKFYVNERLTKLNRHLFQKSREIAGRLKWRFVWTREGRVFVRKENGSTRHRLRTEADLIKVFSSNNVSSEM